The Elaeis guineensis isolate ETL-2024a chromosome 14, EG11, whole genome shotgun sequence genome has a segment encoding these proteins:
- the LOC140853605 gene encoding uncharacterized protein, which yields MREGERIVMECNQLGQPIKKAACLLTSFLGTVARRPQLCPLGYAKWNDMLPTYKVELLRVIESKFVLPPSTHDFVMKSLNRKWKEYRAQLKRDYMRQGMTEEEVARNCPPDVPPHQWMELVHYWFSERAQTYSAIGRAARAAQSVPHTSGSKSYARLRQEFVDEHGREPGKVEFYRMTHTHQDGIFVRDESRDLYERATSLIAEHDDESAASTQQSRIEAEVFTELMV from the exons atgcgtgagggcgagagaattgttatggagtgcaatcagctaggtcagccaattaagaaagctgcctgcttattgacttcatttttggggactgttgctcggaggcctcagctatgtccgttgggctatgcaaaatggaatgacatgcttccaacgtacaaagttgagctcctccgagttatagag agcaagtttgttctccctccatccactcatgattttgtaatgaagtctctcaaccgcaaatggaaagaatatagagcacaattgaagagggactatatgagacagggtatgacagaggaggaggttgctaggaattgtcctcctgatgtaccccctcatcagtggatggagttagttcattattggttctccgagagggcacag acttattctgctattggtagagctgcacgagcagctcagtctgttcctcatacatcggggtcgaagagttatgcacgactccgacaggagttt gtggatgagcatgggagggaacccggtaaagtggagttttatcggatgactcatactcatcaggatggtatttttgttcgagatgagtcgagagatttatat gagagggctacatctctcattgcggagcatgacgatgagtccgcagcatctacgcagcagagccgtatcgaggccgaggtgttcacagagttgatggtgtag